A region of the Carassius auratus strain Wakin unplaced genomic scaffold, ASM336829v1 scaf_tig00022400, whole genome shotgun sequence genome:
CAAATATCACCTCAGAATGAAAAGGTTAATATCTGTTATTGATCAAGTGttccctattattattattattattattattattattattatttgattcttTTTAGTTGGGGCACAAGTGCTTCTAAAAAGAAATGTAAGTGTAGAGACCCGAATAATGTAACGTTacctttaaaaaatgaattacaaatgtttatgcaaaatgtaaactatctacattttttttttcttttttcttttacacaaAATGAATGAGACTTACACTTTAACATGCAAATTCAAGcacaatgtatatttaatttggcCTGAATTGCAAGGTGCATGTCTTGATATCAAGGAAGgtttagagaaaatataaaataaatttaatgttattatatattacaaagggttttataatttaatacatctgAAAAGTCAGCTAATATTACAACGCCCATAGAGTCAGCCCAGTGTAGGCTACTTGTCCTCTTCCGCTAATGCATCTTCCGCTAATTTCTCTTCCGCAACTGACCAGTTCCGCCATTGTTTAAACTCTATTTTACAAACGGAACACGGCGAAAAGCCTTTTTTTCCTCATGCATATTAGAAAACGCGAGGATCATCACTCTCCTTCCATTGGGAGGATCCAGTAAATGCAGGACAACACTTATGAATAATATTCCGCATTCGTTTACCGGGGGGAAAGTGGTGAAAATGAAACTTTTCCTAAATACACTCGCAGTGACTTTGTTTTTACTCGACCATGGTGAGATTTTCTTCGTGCAATCTCTTTTCCGCGATTTCTGTGTCCTCTAGAAGGCCTGATCGCTTCTTTGGCGATGCACGGATGTAGTGATGGTTGACGTAGGCTAATGTTGTTGTTATGATACAGCTTACGAACACTCACAGACATCGATGGACGGTGAAACACGGATAACACAGTTTAACAGTTAAAAACAACGTTATCGCATTGCGTGAAAATGTGTCTTTTGAAATTGGTCACGTGACTGGGTTTTAGAAAAGTAACCTAAGGCCTATCTAACTTCTGTAAAAGTTGACATTTAATGTCAGTCcataaactgatcaaatgtagCTTGGATAAAATGTGAGTCGATTTGGTTGAAAACATCAACCAATTTCATAAAATGTAGGCCTCAAAATTTACGTGGGAGAATAAGCACtaacatatttataaaatgtagaaAACATGCCGCTGTATTGTCTCTCTTTATATAGTGCAAACTAattctttaaagcattttatgGGTACTTTGGAATATTATGATTCAATGAAAATTAGTaatttaatgttcaaatatatatatttgtatgtgtttgtttcttcaggtgtgtttggtgttgaGACAAACAGAgcgtcagtgaaggagggagattcagtcactctacacactggtgtTCAAACAGACCAACAAGAAGATATTAAATGGTATTTCAGTAGCAATCGCATCGCTCAAATCAGTGGAGATCTCAGTTATATCTGTACAGATGATCAGTGTGTAGgcactgagagattcagagacagactgaagctggacaatcagactggatctctgaccatcacaaacatcacaaacacagactctggactttataaactagtGGTAATCAGCAACAGCAGCAGTGAAAAGATCTTTGATGTTTCTGTCACTGGTGAGCCATTTAATGAGTGTTTAATtgcagtttatatatgtttaaaatgcaAGTTCGTCCAGCAGCttgtggtttgtgtttcaggtgtttctgcTGCTGAACGAGAAgaagtgaaggagggagaatctgtcactttagatcctgGTGAAACTAAACACCCAAATGATGTGATGAcgtggtattttaatgacattctcatcgctgaaatcactggagatcagagtaagatctgtagagatgatcagtgtgatgagagattcagagagagaatgaagctggatcatcagactggatctctgaccatcacaaacaccagaaccacagactctggactttatcatCTACAgatcaacagcagcagcagcagcttcagTTTTAAGAGGGTCAAGAGTTTCAGTGTCTCTGTCACTGGTGAATCTGAATGATGCTTTGACTAATGTTATTGACATGCAAAGTGCATAATATAAGGCAGTATTCCTGTGAGCACTGCTAATTATCATTCAGAAGATATTGTTAAGTACTGGATAGGTTATCATTCACTCTCTAGTAATAATGACTGCTTCTCTTTATCTGTTCCAGATTCAGGTCTGTCTTCAGCTGCTGCAGCAGGAGTATGTGCTGCTGTTGTTCTGCTGATGGCTGCAGCTGGATGTTTTATTGTGGTTTACCGTCGCCGCAGAAGATACAGACAAG
Encoded here:
- the LOC113077367 gene encoding uncharacterized protein LOC113077367, coding for MNNIPHSFTGGKVVKMKLFLNTLAVTLFLLDHGVFGVETNRASVKEGDSVTLHTGVQTDQQEDIKWYFSSNRIAQISGDLSYICTDDQCVGTERFRDRLKLDNQTGSLTITNITNTDSGLYKLVVISNSSSEKIFDVSVTGVSAAEREEVKEGESVTLDPGETKHPNDVMTWYFNDILIAEITGDQSKICRDDQCDERFRERMKLDHQTGSLTITNTRTTDSGLYHLQINSSSSSFSFKRVKSFSVSVTDSGLSSAAAAGVCAAVVLLMAAAGCFIVVYRRRRRYRQAAQNKDGDDPKEIPSSYGMPLNQTQA